The following proteins are co-located in the Pseudomonas cavernae genome:
- a CDS encoding quinone-dependent dihydroorotate dehydrogenase: MYNLARQLLFTLSPETSHELSIDLIGAGGRLGLNGLLSKAPRPLPVNVMGLDFPNPVGLAAGLDKNGDAIDGFAQLGFGFVEIGTVTPRPQPGNPKPRLFRLPEAEAIINRMGFNNQGIDHLLARVKAAKFKGVLGINIGKNFDTPVERAVDDYLLGLDKVYAHASYVTVNVSSPNTPGLRSLQFGDSLKQLLEALRQRQEDLAVQHGKRVPLAIKIAPDMSDEEIAEVAAALVEAGMDAVIATNTTLGREGVAGLPYGDEAGGLSGAPVRDKSTHTVKVLAGELGGRLPIIAVGGITEGAHAAEKIAAGASLVQIYSGFIYKGPALIREAVDAIGALPR; the protein is encoded by the coding sequence ATGTATAACCTGGCCCGCCAGCTGCTGTTCACCCTGTCCCCGGAAACCTCCCACGAGCTGTCCATCGACCTGATCGGCGCCGGTGGCCGCCTCGGCCTCAATGGCCTGCTGAGCAAGGCGCCGCGCCCGCTGCCGGTGAACGTGATGGGCTTGGACTTCCCCAACCCGGTCGGTCTGGCCGCTGGCCTGGACAAGAACGGCGATGCCATCGACGGCTTCGCCCAGCTCGGTTTCGGCTTCGTCGAGATCGGCACCGTGACCCCGCGGCCGCAGCCGGGCAACCCCAAACCGCGGCTGTTCCGTCTGCCCGAGGCCGAGGCGATCATCAACCGCATGGGCTTCAACAACCAGGGTATCGACCATCTGCTGGCGCGGGTCAAGGCCGCCAAGTTCAAGGGTGTGCTCGGCATCAATATCGGCAAGAACTTCGACACCCCGGTCGAGCGCGCGGTGGATGACTACCTGCTCGGCCTGGACAAGGTCTATGCCCACGCCAGCTACGTCACCGTCAACGTCAGCTCGCCGAACACCCCGGGGCTGCGCAGCTTGCAGTTCGGCGACTCGCTCAAGCAGCTGCTCGAGGCCTTGCGCCAGCGCCAGGAAGACCTGGCCGTCCAGCATGGCAAGCGCGTACCGCTGGCGATCAAGATCGCCCCGGACATGAGCGACGAGGAAATCGCCGAGGTGGCGGCGGCGCTGGTGGAAGCGGGGATGGACGCGGTGATCGCCACCAACACCACCCTCGGCCGCGAAGGCGTCGCAGGCTTGCCCTATGGCGACGAGGCGGGTGGCCTGTCCGGCGCGCCGGTACGCGACAAGAGCACGCATACCGTCAAGGTGCTGGCGGGTGAGTTGGGTGGGCGTTTGCCGATCATCGCCGTCGGCGGCATCACCGAAGGCGCGCATGCGGCCGAGAAGATCGCCGCCGGAGCCAGTCTGGTGCAGATCTATTCCGGCTTCATCTACAAGGGCCCGGCGCTGATCCGTGAGGCGGTGGATGCCATCGGCGCGCTGCCGCGTTAA
- the rmf gene encoding ribosome modulation factor, with amino-acid sequence MRRLKRDPLERAFLRGYQYGVHGKSRDLCPFTLPSVRQAWINGWREGRGDQWDGMTGTAGIHRLNELNAVG; translated from the coding sequence ATGAGAAGACTTAAGCGTGATCCTTTAGAACGAGCTTTTCTGCGTGGTTATCAATACGGCGTTCATGGTAAATCCCGCGATCTTTGTCCTTTCACCCTTCCGTCCGTCCGCCAAGCCTGGATCAACGGCTGGCGCGAAGGTCGCGGCGACCAATGGGACGGTATGACCGGCACCGCCGGTATCCATCGACTTAACGAACTCAACGCTGTCGGCTGA
- a CDS encoding 50S ribosome-binding protein YggL: MATNRSRRLRKKLCVDEFQELGFELNVNLKDGLSDEAVDAFLAQFLREAMAGNGLDYVGGEDFGLVCLATRGSVSEEQRVQVEAWLKGRNELVDFSVSPLIDVWYPETPINPA, from the coding sequence ATGGCGACTAACCGTTCCCGCCGTCTGCGCAAAAAACTGTGTGTCGACGAGTTCCAGGAGTTGGGGTTCGAGCTGAACGTGAACTTGAAAGACGGTCTGAGCGATGAAGCCGTCGACGCCTTCCTCGCCCAGTTCCTGCGTGAAGCCATGGCCGGCAATGGCCTGGACTATGTCGGCGGCGAAGATTTCGGCCTGGTGTGCCTGGCTACGCGCGGCTCGGTGAGCGAGGAGCAGCGCGTCCAGGTCGAAGCCTGGCTGAAGGGCCGCAACGAACTGGTGGACTTCTCCGTCAGCCCGCTGATCGACGTCTGGTATCCGGAAACCCCGATCAATCCGGCCTAA
- a CDS encoding FUSC family protein — MRQAIREALSWHAGPPAWGSGAVAALGCALPLLLGLFSSHSGFLWAATGAFQAAQASALHRFGMLRMLLLTGLGACSAGLGFWSGSHPLLSLGLFAVFGLLLAWLQRFGKEAGKLGVGLAVCLSLGQGQYGIGNLHNPYAVAMLFILGGLWVMLLAFGLRGVHGLRMWPQMPRLLSLLKVLRRHARRLPEQQWRLHALGCTLAFALAGLVVQLAELPRGYWLTLTVICTLQLEFRGSLVRALQSGAASLCAAALLILFAHSLQSPPLMVATMLPLIFLSRTFQANHYGLYVMQNTLCFVLLSESLSQDWHLAQVRLVNTLLGVTLAILVAVLMHGLQQYLSRHLKPVSTD, encoded by the coding sequence ATGAGACAAGCCATACGCGAAGCCCTCAGTTGGCATGCCGGCCCGCCCGCCTGGGGCTCGGGAGCGGTTGCGGCCCTCGGTTGCGCCTTGCCGCTGCTGCTCGGCCTGTTCTCCAGCCATTCCGGCTTCCTGTGGGCCGCCACCGGCGCCTTCCAGGCCGCCCAGGCTTCCGCCCTGCACCGCTTCGGCATGCTGCGCATGTTGCTGCTCACCGGTCTCGGTGCCTGCAGCGCCGGCCTGGGTTTCTGGAGCGGCAGCCATCCGTTGTTGAGCCTGGGGTTGTTCGCCGTCTTCGGCCTGCTGCTGGCCTGGCTGCAGCGCTTCGGCAAGGAGGCCGGCAAGCTCGGGGTCGGCCTGGCTGTGTGCCTGTCCCTCGGTCAGGGTCAGTACGGCATCGGCAACCTGCATAACCCTTATGCGGTGGCCATGCTGTTCATTCTCGGTGGCCTGTGGGTGATGCTGCTGGCCTTCGGCTTGCGCGGCGTGCATGGCCTGCGCATGTGGCCGCAGATGCCGCGCCTGTTGAGTCTGCTCAAGGTGCTGCGCCGCCACGCCCGACGCTTGCCCGAGCAGCAGTGGCGTCTGCATGCCCTCGGCTGCACCCTGGCTTTCGCCCTCGCCGGCCTGGTCGTACAACTGGCCGAACTGCCACGCGGCTACTGGCTGACCCTGACGGTGATCTGCACCCTGCAACTGGAATTCCGCGGCAGCCTGGTGCGCGCCCTGCAGTCGGGCGCAGCCAGCCTGTGTGCGGCCGCCCTGCTGATCCTCTTCGCCCACAGCCTGCAGAGCCCACCCTTGATGGTGGCGACCATGCTGCCGCTGATCTTTCTCAGCCGCACCTTCCAGGCCAACCATTACGGCCTCTACGTGATGCAGAACACCCTGTGTTTCGTGCTGCTCTCGGAAAGCCTGTCGCAGGACTGGCACCTGGCGCAGGTGCGCTTGGTGAACACTTTGCTGGGGGTCACGCTGGCAATACTGGTCGCCGTGCTGATGCATGGGCTGCAGCAGTATCTGAGCAGGCATCTGAAGCCGGTGTCGACGGATTGA
- a CDS encoding DUF6685 family protein, with amino-acid sequence MMSTPEPPPNLSARLNTLAQRLGLSGRGTRLLRERAAALRLPFQPLPAIQSSIWWQAGPPLQRLVKLPRSALSGPVQDDKADAHALLVGVVAQERQQLDNFDLRLIDGLDHAGATDHHISLEQFCATPACRNVRIISYKDFVKTISQALPRYLAGERIHLRAASWLGQRWFWAGERQIEALAGAIVYARRRGLEISLPADITRYRLSASGLDALQARYHVLAMPVQAWSAPDFMSLLLDNGLPYARLSLLHTPGAPEILLLPRQNAEAMALGEGLSRAGAADVVAYLRGLMQTTDS; translated from the coding sequence ATCATGAGCACGCCCGAGCCGCCGCCGAACCTGTCCGCGCGCCTGAACACGCTTGCCCAGCGTCTGGGCCTGAGCGGCCGCGGCACGCGCTTACTGCGCGAGCGAGCCGCCGCCTTGCGTTTGCCCTTTCAGCCGCTGCCGGCAATTCAGTCGAGTATCTGGTGGCAGGCCGGACCGCCGCTGCAGCGCCTGGTCAAGCTGCCCCGTAGCGCCCTCTCCGGGCCGGTCCAGGACGACAAGGCCGATGCCCATGCCCTGCTGGTCGGCGTGGTGGCGCAGGAGCGGCAGCAGCTGGACAACTTCGACCTGCGCTTGATCGATGGCCTCGACCACGCCGGCGCGACAGACCACCACATCAGCCTGGAGCAGTTCTGCGCCACCCCGGCGTGCCGCAACGTGCGCATCATCAGCTACAAGGACTTCGTCAAAACCATCAGCCAGGCCCTGCCGCGCTACCTGGCCGGCGAGCGCATCCACCTGCGCGCGGCCAGTTGGCTCGGGCAACGCTGGTTCTGGGCCGGCGAACGGCAGATCGAGGCGCTCGCCGGCGCCATCGTCTATGCCCGTCGGCGCGGCCTGGAAATAAGCCTGCCGGCGGACATCACCCGCTACCGTCTCAGCGCCAGCGGGCTCGATGCCTTGCAGGCGCGCTATCACGTGCTGGCCATGCCGGTGCAGGCTTGGAGCGCCCCGGACTTCATGAGCCTGCTGCTCGACAATGGCCTACCCTATGCGCGCCTGTCGCTGCTGCACACCCCCGGCGCTCCGGAAATCCTCCTGCTGCCGCGCCAGAACGCGGAAGCCATGGCCCTCGGCGAAGGGCTGAGCCGAGCCGGCGCCGCCGATGTGGTGGCTTACCTGCGCGGGTTGATGCAAACCACTGACAGCTGA
- the rlmKL gene encoding bifunctional 23S rRNA (guanine(2069)-N(7))-methyltransferase RlmK/23S rRNA (guanine(2445)-N(2))-methyltransferase RlmL, which translates to MSDRFELFLTCPKGLESLLAEEAAGLGLEEVREHTAAIRGFASMETAYRLCLWSRLANRVLLVLKRFTMANAEELYQNVLSVDWQEHLQSDGSLAVEFSGNGSGIDNTHFGALKVKDAIVDKLRRDSGERPSIDKINPDLRVHLRLDRGEAILSLDLSGHSLHQRGYRLQQGAAPLKENLAAAILIRAGWPRIAAAGGALADPMCGVGTFLVEAAMIAADIAPNLKRERWGFSSWLGHVPALWKKLHAEAEARAAAGLAKPPLWIRGYEADPRLIQPGRNNIERAGLTDWIKIYQGELATFSPRPDQNQTGLVISNPPYGERLGDEASLLYLYQNLGERLRQACLNWEAAVFTGAPELGKRMGIRSHKQYAFWNGALPCKLLLIKVQPEQFVTGERRTPEQREREREQVELGREPVVTEQARLSEGGQMFANRLQKNLKSLGKWARREGVECYRLYDADMPEYALAIDLYRDWVHVQEYAPPRSIDPEKAQARLLDALAAIPQALGVDTSKVIVKRRERQTGSKQYERQSTQGHFMEVSEGGVQLLVNLTDYLDTGLFLDHRPLRLRIQREAAGKRFLNLYCYTATATVHAAKGGARSTTSVDLSKTYLDWARRNLALNGFSDKQRLEQGDVMNWLAADRGEYDLIFIDPPTFSNSKRMEGVFDVQRDHVQLLDLAMARLAKGGVLYFSNNFRKFQLDEGLAARYAVEEISPTTLDPDFARNPKIHRAWRFSL; encoded by the coding sequence ATGTCGGACCGTTTCGAACTGTTTCTCACCTGCCCCAAAGGGCTGGAAAGCCTACTCGCCGAGGAAGCCGCCGGCCTGGGGCTGGAAGAGGTGCGCGAGCACACCGCGGCCATTCGCGGCTTCGCCAGCATGGAGACGGCCTACCGCCTGTGCCTGTGGTCGCGGCTGGCCAACCGCGTGCTGCTGGTGCTCAAGCGCTTTACCATGGCCAACGCCGAGGAGCTGTATCAAAACGTCCTGAGCGTGGACTGGCAGGAGCATCTGCAGAGCGACGGCAGCCTGGCTGTGGAGTTCAGCGGTAACGGTTCCGGCATCGACAACACCCACTTCGGGGCGCTGAAGGTCAAGGACGCCATCGTCGACAAACTGCGCCGCGACAGCGGCGAGCGGCCATCGATCGACAAGATCAACCCCGATCTGCGCGTGCATCTGCGTCTGGATCGCGGCGAGGCGATCCTCTCTCTCGATCTCTCTGGGCATAGCCTGCACCAGCGCGGCTATCGCCTGCAGCAGGGCGCCGCGCCGCTGAAGGAGAACCTCGCCGCGGCGATCCTGATCCGTGCCGGCTGGCCGCGTATCGCCGCCGCTGGCGGGGCGTTGGCCGACCCGATGTGTGGGGTCGGCACCTTCCTGGTCGAGGCGGCGATGATCGCCGCGGACATCGCCCCCAACCTCAAGCGCGAGCGCTGGGGCTTCTCCAGCTGGCTCGGACATGTGCCGGCGCTGTGGAAGAAACTGCATGCCGAGGCCGAGGCGCGCGCCGCGGCCGGTCTGGCCAAACCGCCACTGTGGATTCGTGGCTACGAGGCTGACCCGCGGCTGATCCAGCCGGGGCGCAACAACATCGAGCGCGCCGGTCTGACCGATTGGATCAAGATCTATCAGGGCGAGTTGGCGACGTTTTCGCCCCGCCCGGACCAGAACCAGACCGGCCTGGTGATCAGCAACCCGCCCTACGGCGAGCGCCTCGGCGATGAGGCCAGCCTGCTGTACCTCTACCAGAACCTCGGCGAGCGTCTGCGCCAGGCCTGCCTGAACTGGGAAGCGGCGGTGTTCACCGGCGCGCCGGAGCTGGGCAAGCGCATGGGCATCCGCAGTCACAAGCAGTACGCATTCTGGAACGGCGCGCTGCCGTGCAAGCTGCTGCTGATCAAGGTGCAGCCCGAACAGTTCGTCACCGGCGAACGGCGCACGCCGGAGCAGCGCGAACGTGAGCGCGAGCAAGTCGAACTGGGCCGCGAGCCGGTCGTCACGGAGCAGGCACGGCTGAGCGAAGGCGGGCAGATGTTCGCCAACCGTCTGCAGAAGAACCTGAAGAGCCTGGGCAAGTGGGCGCGCCGCGAGGGCGTGGAATGCTACCGCCTGTACGATGCCGACATGCCCGAGTACGCCCTGGCGATCGACCTCTACCGTGACTGGGTGCACGTGCAGGAATACGCGCCGCCGCGCTCGATCGACCCGGAAAAAGCTCAGGCGCGTCTGCTCGATGCGCTGGCGGCGATTCCCCAGGCGCTCGGGGTGGACACCAGCAAGGTGATCGTCAAGCGTCGCGAGCGGCAGACCGGCAGCAAGCAGTACGAACGCCAGAGCACCCAGGGCCACTTCATGGAGGTCAGCGAAGGCGGCGTGCAGCTGCTGGTCAACCTCACCGACTACCTCGACACCGGCCTGTTCCTCGATCACCGCCCGCTGCGCCTGCGCATCCAGCGTGAGGCGGCGGGCAAGCGCTTCCTCAACCTGTACTGCTACACCGCTACCGCCACTGTGCATGCGGCCAAGGGTGGGGCGCGCAGCACCACCAGTGTCGACCTATCGAAGACCTATCTGGACTGGGCGCGGCGCAACCTGGCGCTGAACGGCTTCTCCGACAAGCAGCGCCTGGAGCAGGGCGACGTGATGAACTGGCTGGCGGCCGACCGCGGGGAATACGACCTGATCTTCATCGACCCGCCGACCTTCTCCAACTCCAAGCGCATGGAAGGGGTGTTCGACGTGCAGCGCGACCACGTCCAGTTGCTCGACCTGGCGATGGCCCGGCTGGCCAAGGGTGGGGTGCTGTATTTCTCCAACAACTTCCGCAAGTTCCAGCTCGACGAGGGCCTGGCGGCGCGCTATGCGGTCGAGGAAATCAGTCCGACGACCCTCGATCCGGACTTCGCCCGTAACCCGAAGATCCACCGCGCTTGGAGGTTCAGCCTCTAG
- the dacB gene encoding D-alanyl-D-alanine carboxypeptidase/D-alanyl-D-alanine-endopeptidase, with product MIKILRHLAIASLLLPIALPASATNSSLPPQVQQLLKKSKISNNSLSLVTLPLTGPGTATAVNADVSVNPASTMKLITTFAALELLGPTYQWKTEFYTDGQLKNGVLNGNLYLKGGGDPKLNMEKLWLMMRDLRANGVQQVSGDLVLDRSHFIQPQLPTFNDDGGDKNKPFLVGPDSLLVNLKAVRMITRTEGGKVSVAMDPPLTNVRIDNKVKALPAAKCPGWPDVRFNPVTQYDGTTLVVTGKLAEGCSAQSYLSLLDHPGYAAGAVRAIWQELGGSIAGKDRIDQVPKSARLLARAYSPDLVEIIRDINKYSNNTMARQLFLSLGAQFRTSADGDDAKAAQRVIRQWLAKKGITAPHLVMENGSGLSRAERVSARELATMLQAAWNSPYAAEYISSLPLVAMDGTMRKRLKRTALAGEAHIKTGTLNTVRAIAGFSRDSNGNTWAVVAILNDQKPWGASSILDQVLVDLYRQPKLAGNTAQR from the coding sequence ATGATCAAAATACTTCGTCACCTGGCCATCGCCAGTTTGCTCTTGCCTATTGCCCTGCCCGCCTCCGCCACCAATTCCAGCCTGCCGCCGCAAGTGCAGCAGCTCCTGAAGAAGAGCAAGATCAGCAACAACTCGCTGTCCCTGGTGACCCTACCGCTCACCGGCCCTGGCACTGCGACCGCGGTCAATGCCGATGTGTCGGTGAACCCGGCCTCGACCATGAAGCTGATCACCACCTTCGCCGCCCTGGAACTGCTCGGCCCGACCTACCAATGGAAGACCGAGTTCTACACCGACGGCCAGCTGAAGAATGGCGTGCTGAATGGCAACCTCTACCTCAAAGGTGGCGGCGACCCCAAGCTGAACATGGAGAAGCTCTGGCTAATGATGCGCGACCTGCGCGCCAATGGCGTGCAGCAGGTGAGCGGCGATCTGGTGCTGGATCGCAGCCACTTCATCCAGCCGCAGCTGCCGACCTTCAACGATGATGGCGGCGACAAGAACAAGCCGTTCCTGGTCGGCCCGGATTCGCTGCTGGTCAACCTCAAGGCCGTGCGCATGATCACCCGCACCGAGGGCGGCAAGGTCAGCGTGGCCATGGACCCGCCACTGACCAATGTGCGCATCGACAACAAGGTCAAGGCCCTGCCGGCGGCCAAATGCCCCGGCTGGCCGGACGTACGCTTCAACCCGGTGACCCAGTACGACGGCACCACCCTGGTGGTCACCGGCAAGCTGGCCGAGGGCTGCAGCGCGCAATCCTACCTGTCGCTGCTCGATCACCCCGGCTATGCCGCCGGCGCCGTGCGGGCGATCTGGCAGGAATTGGGCGGAAGCATCGCCGGCAAGGACCGCATCGACCAGGTACCGAAGAGCGCCCGCCTGCTGGCCCGTGCCTATTCGCCGGATCTGGTGGAGATCATCCGCGACATCAACAAGTACAGTAACAACACCATGGCCCGCCAACTGTTCCTCAGCCTCGGCGCGCAGTTCCGCACCTCGGCCGACGGCGACGACGCCAAGGCCGCGCAGCGGGTGATCCGCCAGTGGCTGGCGAAGAAGGGCATCACCGCGCCGCACCTGGTGATGGAGAACGGCTCCGGCCTGTCGCGGGCCGAGCGGGTCAGCGCGCGGGAATTGGCGACCATGCTGCAGGCCGCCTGGAATAGCCCCTACGCCGCCGAGTACATCAGTTCGCTGCCGCTGGTGGCGATGGACGGCACCATGCGCAAGCGCCTGAAGCGTACCGCGCTGGCCGGCGAGGCACATATCAAGACCGGTACCCTCAACACCGTGCGCGCCATCGCCGGCTTCAGCCGCGATAGCAACGGCAACACCTGGGCGGTGGTGGCCATCCTCAACGACCAGAAGCCCTGGGGCGCCTCGTCGATTCTCGATCAGGTGCTGGTCGACCTGTATCGCCAGCCGAAGCTCGCCGGCAATACGGCGCAGCGCTGA
- a CDS encoding DUF2835 domain-containing protein, giving the protein MASLVLDIALPAARLQAVYRGQANRVLLHSRDGRRVSLPAHHLRAFLSHAGVYGCFALEVSPAGELLSLRRLD; this is encoded by the coding sequence ATGGCCAGCCTGGTGCTGGATATCGCCTTACCCGCGGCGCGTTTGCAGGCGGTTTATCGGGGCCAGGCTAATCGTGTGCTGTTACACAGTCGTGATGGTCGCCGGGTCAGCCTGCCGGCCCATCATCTGCGAGCGTTCCTCAGTCATGCCGGCGTCTATGGCTGTTTTGCCCTCGAGGTTTCGCCCGCCGGTGAGCTGCTGAGCCTGCGCCGCCTGGACTGA